In Bradyrhizobium sp. G127, one genomic interval encodes:
- a CDS encoding HAMP domain-containing sensor histidine kinase, producing the protein MAASDDEPDLMTASRPPARLRFGLSGKLLLLTIPLILIAEILIYVPSIANFRMNRLNDRLAAANTAALVLDAAPSGLVPEVLARQILASIGARAVAIKTGQQRRLLAAADMPAKIDHDVDMRDMNAWSAIVDAFQVMLDSGDEVMRVLGPAPGSGQFIEVVVDEKPLRDAMFRFSRNVLLLSLVMTSITAGLIYYALHHLFVRPMRRVTANLVAFHENPESPAHIIAPSKRGDEIGLAERELSDMQRDLVSMLHQKNHLAALGLAVSKINHDLRNLLASSQLLSDQLASVPDPRVQRFAPKLMRSLERAIAFCQSTLSYGKAQEAPPDRRMILVEAVVNEVRESAGLAADTSIEWVNAIERGLAVDADPDQLFRVLLNLVRNAAQALDSDRSKVATAKQIRVTGRREGSVTILEISDTGPGIPARAREHLFEAFQGSSRDGGTGLGLAIAAELVRAHGGELNLVEGTIGATFRIMIPDRAVELHSHRDVRIRA; encoded by the coding sequence ATGGCGGCATCGGACGATGAGCCAGATCTGATGACGGCCAGCCGGCCCCCGGCGAGGCTCCGCTTCGGGCTGTCCGGCAAGCTGTTGCTGCTGACGATCCCGCTGATCCTGATCGCGGAAATCCTGATTTATGTCCCGTCCATCGCCAACTTCCGGATGAACCGGCTCAACGACCGGCTGGCGGCGGCGAACACTGCGGCGCTGGTTCTGGATGCTGCGCCGAGCGGCTTGGTGCCCGAGGTGCTGGCGCGGCAGATACTCGCCAGCATCGGCGCGCGCGCGGTAGCTATCAAGACCGGCCAGCAGCGTCGGCTTCTTGCCGCCGCCGACATGCCGGCGAAGATCGACCATGACGTCGACATGCGCGACATGAACGCGTGGTCCGCGATCGTCGATGCATTCCAGGTGATGCTCGACAGCGGTGACGAAGTCATGCGTGTGCTGGGGCCGGCGCCGGGCAGTGGACAGTTCATCGAAGTGGTGGTCGACGAGAAGCCGCTGCGCGATGCGATGTTCCGCTTTTCACGAAACGTGCTGCTGCTGTCGCTGGTGATGACCAGCATCACCGCAGGGTTGATCTATTACGCCCTGCACCACCTGTTCGTGCGGCCGATGCGGCGCGTCACCGCCAATCTCGTTGCTTTTCACGAGAATCCCGAAAGCCCCGCGCATATCATCGCGCCATCGAAGCGCGGCGATGAAATTGGGCTGGCGGAGCGCGAACTCTCCGATATGCAGCGCGACCTGGTGTCGATGCTGCATCAGAAAAATCACCTCGCGGCGCTTGGGCTCGCGGTGTCGAAGATCAACCACGACCTGCGCAATCTGCTGGCGTCGTCGCAACTGTTGTCCGATCAGCTTGCCAGCGTGCCCGACCCGCGCGTGCAGCGCTTTGCACCGAAGTTGATGCGTTCGTTGGAACGCGCCATCGCGTTCTGTCAGTCCACGTTGTCCTATGGCAAGGCGCAGGAGGCTCCGCCTGACCGCCGCATGATTCTGGTCGAAGCTGTCGTCAACGAGGTGCGAGAATCGGCCGGGCTCGCCGCCGATACCTCGATCGAGTGGGTCAATGCCATCGAGCGCGGGCTGGCCGTCGATGCCGACCCCGATCAGTTGTTCCGGGTGCTGCTCAATCTGGTGCGCAACGCAGCCCAGGCGCTGGACAGCGACAGGTCGAAAGTCGCCACCGCCAAGCAAATTCGCGTGACCGGTCGCCGCGAAGGCAGCGTGACCATTCTGGAAATTTCGGACACCGGCCCCGGCATTCCGGCCAGAGCCCGCGAACACCTGTTCGAGGCGTTTCAGGGGTCGTCGCGCGACGGCGGCACCGGCCTCGGGCTTGCCATCGCGGCGGAACTGGTCCGGGCGCATGGCGGAGAGCTCAATCTGGTGGAAGGTACCATCGGGGCGACGTTCCGAATCATGATTCCCGATCGCGCCGTGGAGTTGCATAGCCATCGCGATGTGCGGATCCGAGCCTGA
- a CDS encoding alkene reductase — MALSDKKILSSLQLGRRTIKNRVVMAPLVRARCDEDRAPTDMVSTYYVQRSSAGFIVTEGTHVSEFSVTRKTAAAHYTDKQIKQWTSVVRAIHDAGGIVFQQLYHVGRKALLSTLPPGQLPIAPSALAASGGILSASGLEPFPVPRALELSEIPQIIDQFRRAAINARDAGFDGVELLAANGFLLDQFLRDGINKRTDIYGGPIENRARFLLEVVDAALEVLGADRVGVRLSPHFRMDGSADSNPPETYRYVAEKLNERGIAFIHLTEGLERDANPFEEQYLRMQKSGNAHGPSGDEPFLAPMVREVFDGALILNGGYNPETATMMVEEGRADAVSFGRMFISNPDLPERIRVGATLTQPDPSTYFAGGPKGYIDYPFLNQELALAP, encoded by the coding sequence GTGGCACTTTCGGACAAGAAAATCCTTTCATCCTTACAACTCGGACGACGCACGATCAAAAACCGGGTCGTCATGGCGCCGCTGGTGCGGGCGCGCTGCGATGAGGATCGTGCGCCGACGGATATGGTCTCGACATATTATGTGCAGCGTTCGTCTGCCGGATTTATCGTCACTGAGGGAACCCACGTCTCCGAATTCAGTGTAACGCGCAAGACCGCAGCGGCGCACTACACGGACAAGCAAATTAAGCAGTGGACCAGTGTTGTCCGCGCGATTCATGATGCCGGCGGCATTGTCTTCCAGCAACTTTATCATGTGGGGCGGAAGGCGCTACTCTCCACGCTGCCGCCTGGCCAGTTGCCGATCGCACCGTCCGCCCTCGCCGCAAGCGGCGGTATTCTGAGCGCCAGCGGACTGGAGCCATTTCCGGTTCCGCGAGCGCTCGAGTTGAGCGAAATTCCTCAAATCATCGACCAGTTTCGTCGCGCGGCCATCAACGCGCGCGATGCAGGGTTCGACGGAGTCGAACTCCTCGCGGCGAACGGCTTTCTTCTGGATCAGTTTCTGCGCGACGGCATCAACAAGCGCACCGACATTTATGGCGGACCAATCGAAAACCGCGCCCGCTTTCTCCTCGAAGTGGTCGATGCGGCGCTCGAAGTGCTGGGCGCAGATCGAGTCGGCGTTCGGCTATCGCCTCATTTCAGAATGGACGGAAGCGCGGACTCGAACCCGCCCGAAACATATCGCTATGTGGCTGAAAAGCTCAACGAGCGGGGCATCGCCTTCATTCACTTGACCGAAGGACTGGAGCGCGACGCCAACCCGTTCGAGGAGCAGTATCTGCGCATGCAGAAGTCGGGCAATGCCCACGGCCCGTCCGGCGACGAGCCATTCCTCGCGCCGATGGTCCGCGAGGTTTTCGACGGAGCGCTGATTTTGAACGGCGGATATAATCCGGAGACAGCTACGATGATGGTCGAGGAAGGCCGCGCGGACGCGGTCTCCTTCGGGCGCATGTTCATCTCCAACCCGGACTTGCCGGAACGGATTCGCGTCGGCGCGACGCTAACTCAACCTGATCCGAGCACATACTTCGCTGGCGGTCCCAAGGGATACATCGACTATCCGTTTCTGAATCAGGAACTCGCGCTCGCGCCCTAG
- a CDS encoding ABC transporter ATP-binding protein: MKAPDTHTPVLAVTNLGIGFRSTLPDSSAEAVLAAVQGFDLMVHVGETVAIVGESGCGKSITALALAGLLPADARITSGHIDLLGQRISAFPESRLRHLRGNRIGMIFQDPMSALNPVLTIGEQIEEAILAHQAITRKEARAQAEDLLARVRLPKPRERMADYPHQLSGGMRQRVMIAIAISNQPDLLIADEPTTALDATVQFEILSLLHDIQRASGMALIMITHDLGIVDRWAERVAVMYAGRKVEERATKKLLERPLHPYTHALIRARPSRRPAHGPRHRLTEIAGMVPAIGTHQAGCVFSSRCAVAVERCFVEVPTLDDLADDPGVVACHLATERTAPCLEPA; this comes from the coding sequence ATGAAGGCCCCCGACACCCACACGCCGGTTCTCGCGGTGACCAATCTCGGAATCGGATTCCGGTCGACGCTTCCGGACAGTTCGGCTGAAGCGGTACTGGCGGCGGTTCAGGGTTTCGATCTGATGGTCCATGTGGGTGAAACTGTCGCCATCGTAGGCGAGTCGGGATGCGGAAAGTCGATCACCGCCCTCGCCCTCGCCGGTCTGCTGCCCGCGGATGCGCGAATTACGTCGGGTCACATCGACCTTCTCGGTCAGCGAATATCCGCCTTTCCGGAATCCCGGCTGCGCCATCTGCGCGGCAATCGCATCGGCATGATTTTCCAGGACCCCATGTCGGCCCTCAATCCCGTGCTCACGATCGGCGAGCAGATCGAGGAAGCCATTCTCGCGCATCAGGCGATCACGCGAAAGGAGGCACGGGCGCAGGCGGAAGACTTGCTCGCGCGCGTGCGGCTTCCCAAGCCACGGGAAAGGATGGCGGATTATCCGCATCAACTCTCGGGCGGAATGCGCCAGCGCGTGATGATCGCCATCGCCATCAGCAACCAGCCCGACCTTCTCATCGCCGACGAGCCGACGACGGCCCTGGATGCGACGGTTCAGTTCGAGATTCTGTCCCTCCTGCATGACATCCAGCGCGCCAGCGGAATGGCTCTCATCATGATCACGCATGATCTCGGCATCGTCGACCGCTGGGCCGAACGTGTCGCCGTCATGTATGCCGGCCGGAAGGTGGAAGAACGCGCCACCAAGAAACTGCTGGAGCGGCCGTTGCATCCTTATACCCACGCGCTGATCCGCGCGCGGCCAAGCCGGCGGCCGGCGCATGGCCCGCGTCACCGCCTGACGGAGATCGCCGGCATGGTGCCGGCCATCGGCACCCATCAGGCCGGATGCGTTTTTTCCAGCCGCTGTGCGGTAGCTGTTGAACGCTGTTTCGTCGAGGTGCCCACGCTGGACGATCTCGCCGATGATCCCGGTGTCGTGGCGTGCCATCTTGCCACGGAAAGGACGGCCCCATGCCTGGAGCCAGCGTGA
- a CDS encoding dipeptide/oligopeptide/nickel ABC transporter ATP-binding protein, translated as MPGASVSTPPALLSANGLSVWFHGAAGRTDAVRNVSLDIKAGEVLAIIGESGSGKSTLARALLGMITPGHGSLLMDGSPLPGPASKRTRAQRRRISMVFQDSSAAFNPRFTVEQVLLEPLRLMGTQREAGAKQHPAALLEQVSLSSSLLSRRPHELSGGQRQRVGIARALASEPDLLICDEAVSALDVSVQAQILNLLSDLQANRGLAFLFITHDLGVVEYFADRLAVMFAGQILETGSLSAVLDHPQTDYTRKLLDARPALRASLG; from the coding sequence ATGCCTGGAGCCAGCGTGAGCACGCCGCCTGCTCTCCTCAGCGCGAACGGATTGAGCGTGTGGTTCCACGGCGCCGCCGGACGCACCGATGCCGTCCGCAATGTGTCGCTCGACATCAAGGCCGGCGAGGTTCTGGCCATCATCGGAGAGTCGGGGTCCGGAAAGAGTACCCTCGCGCGCGCCCTGTTGGGGATGATTACACCCGGCCACGGCAGCTTGCTGATGGACGGCTCTCCATTGCCGGGACCGGCATCGAAGCGGACGCGGGCGCAGCGTCGTCGCATCAGCATGGTGTTTCAGGACAGCAGCGCCGCGTTCAACCCGCGTTTCACGGTCGAACAGGTGCTGTTGGAGCCGCTCCGGCTGATGGGCACGCAACGTGAGGCGGGCGCAAAGCAACATCCCGCTGCGTTGCTCGAACAGGTCAGCCTGTCGTCCTCGCTGCTGTCGCGGCGTCCTCATGAGTTGTCCGGAGGACAGCGCCAGCGGGTTGGCATCGCCCGCGCGCTGGCCAGTGAACCGGACCTTTTGATCTGCGACGAGGCCGTGTCCGCGCTCGACGTCTCCGTGCAGGCGCAGATTCTGAATCTGCTGTCGGACCTACAGGCGAATCGAGGGCTGGCTTTTCTGTTCATCACCCACGATCTGGGCGTGGTGGAATATTTCGCGGATCGCCTGGCCGTGATGTTCGCGGGACAAATACTCGAGACCGGATCGTTGTCGGCGGTTCTCGATCATCCCCAAACCGACTACACGCGCAAGCTGCTTGATGCGCGACCGGCTTTGCGCGCGTCCCTCGGATAG
- a CDS encoding ABC transporter permease, with protein MPNFLDSTPVDRGHIPAIQFGVRSSRARTNWRTWPLALRAGLILLLAEIVLAFAASWLYPNDPFEFVGLAFTPPFTDASFPLGTDLMGRDIAAGIVYGARVSLLVGLAATIIATVIGGSIGLLSGYFGGWLDHALMRVTELFQVIPHFLLALTLIAIWGSTLSNIIFAIGVTSWTVIARLVRAETLVLRENDYVKLSAVMGASPLRIILTHILPNTFPPVIVAASILTASAVLMECGLAFLGMNDSNRISWGGMIGGAREALLDAPYMTLIPGAAILLTVMALSLIGDGLNQLLNPKKHR; from the coding sequence ATGCCAAACTTTCTTGATTCAACGCCGGTAGATCGCGGACATATCCCGGCGATTCAGTTCGGTGTGCGCTCAAGCCGCGCCAGAACGAACTGGCGGACATGGCCGCTCGCCCTGCGAGCGGGGCTGATCCTCCTGTTAGCCGAAATTGTTTTGGCGTTCGCGGCTTCCTGGCTCTATCCGAACGATCCGTTCGAATTTGTCGGACTGGCCTTCACTCCACCTTTCACCGATGCAAGCTTTCCGTTGGGTACGGATTTGATGGGGCGCGATATCGCGGCGGGCATTGTTTACGGCGCGCGCGTCTCGCTTCTGGTCGGTCTGGCCGCGACCATCATCGCCACCGTGATCGGCGGCTCAATCGGTCTGCTGTCCGGCTATTTCGGCGGCTGGCTCGATCATGCGCTCATGCGCGTCACCGAGTTGTTTCAGGTGATTCCGCATTTCCTTCTCGCACTCACCCTGATCGCGATCTGGGGATCGACCTTGTCGAACATCATCTTCGCGATAGGAGTGACGAGCTGGACAGTCATCGCGCGCCTGGTCCGCGCGGAAACGCTCGTGCTGCGCGAAAATGACTATGTCAAACTTTCGGCCGTGATGGGCGCGAGCCCGCTCAGGATCATCCTGACGCACATTTTGCCGAATACCTTTCCGCCGGTCATCGTTGCGGCATCCATCCTGACGGCTTCGGCAGTTCTGATGGAATGCGGATTGGCGTTTCTCGGGATGAACGACAGCAACCGTATAAGCTGGGGTGGCATGATCGGCGGGGCTCGGGAGGCGTTGCTCGACGCGCCGTACATGACGCTCATTCCGGGAGCGGCCATCCTGCTGACCGTCATGGCCCTGAGCTTGATCGGCGACGGCTTGAACCAATTGCTCAACCCCAAGAAGCACCGATGA
- a CDS encoding TetR/AcrR family transcriptional regulator: protein MRDHIVATASRLFYRSGIRAVGMDLVIAEANIAKATLYRYFPTKEQLVVEYLKARSGRVLAAMEVAVAADTNPAKRVASLFRHLEQDAHSPEFRGCAFALAVAEHEESDAIRTVARGHKDAVRRIFLDAISEPRKAGAKRLSEQLALLYDGALASILVYRNPQAAKNAALVASELLA from the coding sequence ATGCGCGACCACATCGTCGCGACGGCGTCGCGGCTGTTCTACAGGAGCGGCATCAGGGCCGTCGGCATGGACCTTGTGATCGCGGAGGCCAATATCGCCAAGGCAACGCTCTATCGGTACTTTCCGACCAAGGAGCAACTGGTTGTCGAATACCTGAAAGCCCGCAGTGGCCGCGTTCTGGCCGCGATGGAGGTGGCCGTAGCGGCAGACACAAATCCAGCCAAACGTGTCGCCAGCCTTTTCCGTCACCTCGAACAGGATGCGCATTCCCCCGAGTTTCGCGGCTGCGCATTTGCGCTGGCGGTCGCCGAGCACGAAGAATCCGACGCCATCAGAACTGTGGCGCGCGGGCATAAGGATGCGGTGAGGCGCATTTTTCTGGATGCGATCTCGGAGCCGCGAAAGGCCGGCGCGAAACGGCTGTCCGAACAGTTGGCGCTTCTGTATGACGGCGCCCTTGCGTCGATCCTCGTATACAGGAATCCCCAGGCGGCAAAGAACGCGGCTCTTGTCGCCAGCGAATTGCTCGCCTGA
- a CDS encoding acyl-CoA dehydrogenase family protein, whose product MNPVIKLQSPFPNDEVLASLRREFAATAAEHDEHASFPHHNFKRLAELGLLTLTTPADYGGAGGGLQEAARVVRAVGGGEASTGLLLAMNYLMHHLLGNSRPAIYQSVARAALDGKGILNALQAEPDLGSAIRGGLPGTVATRRADGSWEINGRKAWATGSPIVNWWLVLARVDEGETPQVGSWLVPGNAPGLSVLPTWNHHGMRATASNELLLEKVVVPAEAALDIMTPGSEKFLQRGARVQVWNGLLIAALYDGIGIAGRDWLYKFLRERVPSNLGKPLSTVPRIQAVAGEIESLLLINRTLIDDATYRADTVEALDPTRAQQVKNIVTNNVVRALELAMSVTGNHGLDRRNSLERHYRDALCGRVHAPQSDIVLTNAGRIALETI is encoded by the coding sequence ATGAACCCCGTCATCAAGCTACAGAGTCCTTTTCCGAACGATGAGGTTCTTGCCTCTCTGCGCCGGGAGTTCGCTGCGACCGCGGCGGAGCACGACGAACACGCATCCTTTCCACACCATAACTTCAAGCGGCTTGCCGAACTCGGATTGCTGACGCTGACAACACCGGCGGATTACGGCGGTGCGGGCGGCGGATTGCAGGAAGCCGCGCGCGTGGTCCGCGCCGTGGGCGGCGGCGAGGCCTCGACCGGCCTGCTTCTGGCGATGAACTATCTGATGCATCATCTGCTCGGCAACAGCCGTCCCGCGATCTATCAGAGCGTCGCGCGCGCGGCGCTGGACGGAAAAGGAATCCTGAATGCCCTGCAAGCGGAGCCCGATCTCGGCTCCGCCATCCGGGGCGGTCTGCCGGGCACCGTGGCCACGCGCCGCGCCGACGGCAGTTGGGAAATAAATGGCCGAAAGGCCTGGGCGACGGGAAGTCCGATCGTCAACTGGTGGCTGGTTCTCGCGCGCGTCGATGAAGGAGAGACGCCGCAGGTCGGAAGCTGGCTGGTGCCGGGGAATGCGCCGGGACTGTCCGTTTTGCCGACATGGAATCATCACGGCATGCGCGCCACCGCCAGTAATGAATTGCTGCTTGAGAAGGTCGTCGTGCCAGCGGAAGCCGCGCTGGATATCATGACTCCTGGGTCGGAGAAATTCCTGCAACGCGGTGCGCGGGTTCAGGTCTGGAACGGCCTGCTGATCGCGGCACTCTACGACGGCATCGGCATCGCAGGCCGCGACTGGCTGTATAAATTTCTGCGCGAGCGCGTCCCGTCCAATCTGGGCAAGCCGCTATCGACAGTCCCGCGGATTCAGGCGGTCGCGGGCGAGATCGAGTCGCTGCTGCTGATCAACAGAACCTTGATCGACGACGCGACCTATCGGGCCGACACGGTCGAGGCGCTGGATCCGACGCGGGCGCAGCAGGTCAAGAACATTGTCACGAACAATGTCGTGCGCGCGCTCGAACTGGCGATGTCGGTGACCGGAAATCACGGACTGGACCGGCGCAATTCGCTGGAGCGGCATTATCGCGATGCGCTTTGCGGCCGTGTCCACGCGCCCCAATCGGACATCGTTCTCACCAATGCCGGCCGCATCGCGCTGGAAACGATTTGA
- a CDS encoding ABC transporter substrate-binding protein, translating to MLTAAFNQTGDVAVISTKIFDGLIHIGADFKPEPELARSWDIAPDGKEVRFNLRRGVKWHDGKPFTSADVKFTFDEVWTKIHPRGRSTFAAVEAVETPDPLTVVFKLRNPSGVIFSALSSGESQILPKHIYEGTDILKNPANINPVGTGPFRFKEWVRGDHITLERNPEYWDTGRPYLDQVIFRVIPDRTARFAAFTTGALHFGVLGPISVIDLERAQKDENLQVLFKGYEWLGSRSSMEFNVRKPPFNDANVRRAVAHALDLGALSKLATRGLGKPGTSPVISTHARFYSTDVPSYPFDLKKAEQLLDAAGYPRKPDGNRFSVALDWLPFGESYQRTGEFVRQSLRRVGIDVELRSQDLPRFMQRVYTDNDFDFIVTHWASFGDPQIGTTRNYWSKAILKGVPWSNASGYSNPELDKVVEDAQKAPTEEQRVVLFKQFQKIAMSDIPTYVLLENQPYSVASKRVRGLSTSSDGAYDSLKNAWLSE from the coding sequence GTGTTGACGGCCGCCTTCAATCAGACCGGCGATGTCGCCGTCATTTCGACCAAGATCTTCGACGGGCTCATCCATATCGGCGCCGACTTCAAGCCGGAGCCGGAACTGGCGCGGAGCTGGGACATCGCGCCGGATGGAAAAGAGGTGCGTTTCAATCTGCGTCGGGGCGTGAAGTGGCATGACGGCAAGCCGTTTACGTCGGCGGACGTCAAGTTCACGTTCGATGAGGTGTGGACCAAGATTCATCCGCGCGGACGCTCGACCTTTGCCGCCGTTGAGGCCGTGGAGACGCCCGATCCGCTCACGGTGGTTTTCAAGCTCCGGAATCCGTCGGGTGTTATCTTCAGCGCACTCAGCAGCGGTGAATCCCAGATCCTTCCCAAGCACATTTATGAGGGGACGGATATTCTCAAGAACCCCGCGAACATCAATCCTGTCGGAACGGGACCTTTCCGCTTCAAGGAGTGGGTGCGGGGCGATCATATCACGCTCGAACGCAACCCCGAATATTGGGACACCGGCAGGCCCTATCTCGATCAGGTGATCTTCCGCGTCATTCCGGACCGGACCGCGCGCTTCGCCGCCTTCACAACCGGCGCGCTGCACTTTGGCGTGCTCGGCCCGATCTCGGTCATCGATCTGGAGCGCGCGCAAAAGGACGAGAATCTTCAGGTGCTCTTCAAGGGTTACGAGTGGCTGGGCTCCCGCTCGTCGATGGAATTCAACGTCCGCAAACCTCCGTTCAACGACGCCAATGTTCGCCGCGCTGTCGCCCATGCGCTCGACCTGGGCGCGCTCTCGAAACTCGCGACCCGGGGTCTCGGAAAACCCGGAACATCGCCCGTCATTTCGACCCATGCGCGCTTCTATTCGACGGACGTGCCGTCCTATCCCTTCGATCTGAAGAAGGCGGAGCAGTTGCTGGATGCCGCCGGCTATCCGCGCAAGCCCGACGGAAATCGTTTCTCGGTGGCGCTGGACTGGCTGCCCTTCGGAGAGTCGTACCAGCGGACCGGCGAGTTCGTCCGGCAATCCCTGCGCCGGGTCGGGATCGACGTCGAACTGCGAAGTCAGGACCTGCCGCGCTTCATGCAGCGCGTCTACACCGACAATGACTTTGATTTCATCGTGACACACTGGGCCAGCTTCGGCGACCCGCAAATAGGCACCACCCGGAACTACTGGTCGAAGGCTATCCTGAAGGGTGTGCCGTGGTCCAATGCCAGCGGTTACAGCAATCCGGAACTCGACAAGGTCGTCGAAGACGCCCAAAAGGCTCCGACCGAGGAGCAGCGTGTCGTGCTATTCAAGCAGTTCCAGAAGATCGCCATGTCGGACATTCCGACCTACGTCCTTCTCGAAAATCAGCCGTATTCGGTTGCGTCAAAGCGGGTCCGAGGGCTGAGTACATCGTCCGACGGCGCGTATGATTCCCTGAAGAACGCTTGGCTATCGGAATGA
- a CDS encoding ABC transporter permease, with the protein MSSDAPALDDRYNTSSEAEQAPRSRWLRYIWVRMIQMVPTLLLIILTAFVLLKMAPGDLVQVIAGESGGASPEYIARLRESFGLDAPLHIQFIHYISAVFQGDLGFSFRNNVSVATLLMSRLPATLLLATAALFISVVVGIGCGVIAATYRGKWQDHAISISALLIYATPVFLTGIGLILLFSVALPWLPIGGFADAYGINTPWQRAASIARHLVLPALTLGTAYAAIYIRLTRGAMLEVQTLDFVRTARAKGVSPYRVIWRHSLRNALLPLVTVIGMQSGAMLGGAILVETVFAWPGLGRLAFEALQQRDYNLLAGLILCSGAVVIVMNLLVDLVYGLLDPRVRIR; encoded by the coding sequence ATGAGCAGCGACGCTCCGGCCCTTGATGATCGCTATAATACAAGCAGCGAAGCTGAACAGGCTCCGCGTAGCAGATGGTTGCGTTACATCTGGGTCCGCATGATCCAGATGGTGCCGACGCTGCTGCTGATCATCCTGACCGCTTTTGTGCTGTTGAAAATGGCCCCAGGCGACCTCGTGCAGGTGATTGCCGGCGAGTCGGGCGGCGCGTCTCCGGAGTATATCGCGCGCCTGCGCGAAAGCTTCGGTCTCGATGCGCCGCTTCACATCCAGTTCATACATTATATAAGCGCCGTCTTTCAGGGCGACCTGGGATTTTCGTTTCGCAACAACGTTTCGGTGGCGACATTGCTGATGAGCAGGCTGCCCGCAACGTTGCTATTGGCCACGGCAGCGCTGTTCATCTCCGTTGTTGTCGGCATCGGGTGCGGCGTGATCGCGGCCACCTATCGCGGAAAATGGCAAGATCACGCGATCTCCATATCCGCCCTCTTAATTTACGCCACTCCGGTCTTCCTTACCGGCATCGGGTTGATCCTTCTTTTCAGCGTTGCCCTGCCCTGGCTTCCGATCGGCGGGTTTGCCGATGCTTACGGAATCAACACGCCGTGGCAGCGCGCCGCCAGCATCGCGAGACATTTGGTCTTGCCCGCGCTCACGCTGGGGACCGCCTACGCCGCCATCTACATCCGCCTGACGCGCGGGGCGATGCTGGAAGTCCAGACACTGGATTTCGTTCGCACGGCAAGAGCCAAGGGCGTGTCTCCGTATCGCGTGATCTGGCGCCACAGCCTGCGCAACGCGCTGCTGCCGCTTGTAACTGTTATCGGGATGCAGAGCGGCGCGATGCTGGGGGGCGCTATTCTGGTCGAAACCGTTTTCGCATGGCCCGGACTGGGACGGCTCGCGTTCGAGGCGCTCCAGCAGCGCGACTACAATCTCCTCGCGGGTCTGATCCTGTGCAGCGGCGCGGTGGTCATCGTCATGAACCTCTTGGTGGACCTTGTGTACGGCCTCCTCGATCCGCGAGTGCGCATCCGATGA